The Microbacterium forte sequence CCTCCAAGCGGAGACGGTGGGTGCGGGCCTCGACCCGGTACGCCGCCGCCTCGGCGCGGAGCGCTGAGCAGTAGTCGCGGATCGCTTCGCGGACCCAGGCCGGGGAGGCGTCCATCGCCTTCTGGAACGCGGGCGTCCTTTGCTGGCGGTGACGGCTGGCATCCCGGACGGGCGCGTAGGCGTCGTCGGTACGGCGGGGGAGGTTCATGCTTCGACCGCCTTCCGTGCGGCGTGGGCTTGCCCCTCGGGCGTCTCCAGCCACGCAAGGTACTCCGCCGAGGGGCCTGTGATCTTGATCAGTTCCCAGCGCTTCTCGCGGAGCCACTTGTCGGCCTTCGGCACGTACTTGGGATCGGTCGTCGGGATCCAGGCTCGGAGACGGGCAATGACATCGGCGGGCGGTGGGATCTCCTCCCAGGCCGCTCGTGTGGGCTTCTTCGCTCCTCGGCGGTGAGCCGGGTAGAGATCCCAGAACTGTTCGAACTCATCGGCATCGGCCAGGGGCGGAGCCCCCTTGAAAGAGTTCTCTTCTAGATCGTCACCAGATTCTGGGGACTGAGGCACCAGATTCTGGGGAGTGCCCACCAGATTCTGGGGACTGAGATCTCCCGGTCCCCGATTATTGGTCACCAGATTCTGTGTACTGAGCGCCTCGGGGATCATGCCGACGCGGTACAGGTGGGGTCGGTTGATCCCGCGCTCATGGATCGCCACGACGCCCGCGCCGACGAGTCGCTTGATCGACGCCTCGGCGGTCGTCGCGGACCTCATCAGCGCAAGCCGCGCAATCGTCGCCATGCTGACGCGGCGGGTGATCCCGCTCCTCCAGTCACACTCGTGGAGGAGCGCGGCGTAGACGCCGAGATCCGCGCTCTGGAGTCCGAGCACGGAGCCGTGCTCTTGGAGCCAGTGCGGGATCCGTGACGTGTGCCCGCTCATCGGTCGCCCTCCTCGATCCCAGGAAGGTCGAACAGCGGCGGGCTCAGTCGCCGCGTCTGCTCTCGCTCGCGCGCCCCCTGGCGTTCGCGGGCGATTCGCTGGCGAGCTCTTTGGAACCGCTTCACGTCCTGGCGGCTTGACTTGTTCATTATCGGCACCCCTGGTTGCTCGATCCGGACCGATCGGGGGCGGTCAGATGCGTTGGTTGGTCTTGGTCAGGCTTCTGCGCCAAGGAGGGCGCGGAGGCGAGGGACGGGGATGAGGATCCGCTTGCCGATCCGGAGGACGGGGATCTCTTCTCGCTTGATCGCCTCATAGGCACTCCAGGTGCCGATGCCGAGAATCTGCGCGGCTTCCGGGACGGTGCATGTCGCGCGCCCGTTGAGGTCCTCGATCGTTAGGACGTGCCGCTCGTTGGCGGGGGCAGTCGTGGTCATCTCTTGGCTCCGTTCGTTCGGTTCGGACCGGTGTCCTGGGACCAGAATAGGGTGTCTTAGGGACATGGAAACCTCATCTGAACTGGGATTTATATGACTGGGCAGTCGTATGTATGCGACTACCCAGTCCTCTCAAGGTGAGATCCACCCATGACGCAGGAAAGATCAGATCAGGGGCCAAAACCAGGCACTCTTCGCGAAAGGCATCCCATGACCCAGACCAGCCGAAAGGCATCCAGAATCGACTTCGGATCAGTTCGAAAACTTCCCTCGGGTCGGTGGCAAGCCCGATATCTCGACCCGGCAGGACGACCGATGACCGGTCCTCAGACGTTCCAGACGAAGCGGGAGGCGCTCGACCATCTCGCTGCCGTCCGCTCCGACCGAATGCGCGGAACCTACATCGACCATCGCGCGGGACTCGTCCCCTTCGGCCCCTACGCCGCCGACTGGATCGCTCACGGCGGACGCCGAGGAGCCCTCGCACCCAAAACTCGAGATCTCTACGAGACGACTCTCGCCGGTCCACTCGCCCCTCTCCGGGAGATGCCGATCGCCTCGATCACTCCCTCGCAGGTCCGCGCCTGGTACACCAAGACGGGCCGAGCCCTTGCGGCATCCGCCAAGCGGCAGGGCGGGGACGGATCATCCCGGCTCCGTCAGGCGTACAGTCTCCTCCGGGCGGTCATGGCAACCGCTGTCCGAGATGGAATGATCCCCGCCAACCCATGCCAAATCGACCGCGCTGGAGCCGTGAAGCATGCGGAGCGGCCCTACCTCAGCCCGGACGACCTCGCCCGGATCCTGGTTCACATGTCGGCGAAGTGGCATCTGCCGCTCCGGGTCGCGCTCGGCGCGCATCTCCGGCTGGGCGAGCTCCTCGGACTCCAGCGGCGCGACTACGTAGGAGGA is a genomic window containing:
- a CDS encoding helix-turn-helix domain-containing protein translates to MTTTAPANERHVLTIEDLNGRATCTVPEAAQILGIGTWSAYEAIKREEIPVLRIGKRILIPVPRLRALLGAEA
- a CDS encoding site-specific integrase; amino-acid sequence: MTGPQTFQTKREALDHLAAVRSDRMRGTYIDHRAGLVPFGPYAADWIAHGGRRGALAPKTRDLYETTLAGPLAPLREMPIASITPSQVRAWYTKTGRALAASAKRQGGDGSSRLRQAYSLLRAVMATAVRDGMIPANPCQIDRAGAVKHAERPYLSPDDLARILVHMSAKWHLPLRVALGAHLRLGELLGLQRRDYVGGVLTVERQIVRVGGEEIETGTKSGKPRKVVLPPSIAAALEAHLLASSGFGLEPMFPGPGGERFTGGAIGQAWRKAAGRAGLSGIRLHDLRHASLTLAAQAGATTRELMDRAGHSTARAALIYQHAAEERSGAIAAAMDALSGGSMMTATGTTMARQAISASDLEVDLR